The following proteins are encoded in a genomic region of Gimesia algae:
- a CDS encoding APC family permease, translated as MPAEQSQSEPVSTPGASFQKQLSLWDTVNIIIGIVIGVSIFKLPSLVFGNAGSIEAGFVIWGLGGLLMLAGALCYAELASAIPETGGDYVFLSRTYGNGCGFLFGWAQFIAINPGNIGIMSYVFADYAIEFLNASGYEIPEGWSVILAAASVCILIFLNLLGLMVGKWAQNILTLAKVIGLAAIFVSGLYLGLQGTGETVVEPVIKNPNSELHFGLAMVFVLYAFGGWNDAAFVAAEVKEPGKNIPRALIAGTGGILVIYLLINFAYLWGLGSTRLLKSSTPAAELLGNAWGDYGTQIISLIIMISSLGAINGLIITGSRVNVRLGMDHHFFAALARWNERVNAPLYSLLSQGVISIVMIFLVGTETGRGLIDAPFTLIQGDFIKWEQYQDGFDTLLVATAPLFWTFFLLTGLSLIILRYKSPQMERPFRVPLYPVTPILFCLTCLYMLYASLEYARGLALLGLIPVLIGVPLYWTSRRKGR; from the coding sequence ATGCCCGCAGAACAAAGTCAATCTGAGCCGGTTTCCACGCCGGGCGCAAGCTTTCAGAAACAGCTGAGTCTGTGGGATACCGTGAATATCATCATCGGGATTGTGATCGGTGTTTCGATCTTCAAGTTGCCAAGCCTGGTCTTCGGAAACGCGGGTTCGATCGAAGCCGGCTTTGTGATCTGGGGTCTGGGTGGCCTGCTGATGCTGGCCGGGGCCCTGTGTTACGCCGAGCTGGCGTCTGCAATTCCGGAGACGGGAGGCGACTATGTCTTCCTGTCCCGGACCTACGGGAATGGCTGTGGCTTTCTGTTCGGCTGGGCGCAGTTCATCGCCATCAACCCGGGCAATATCGGCATCATGTCGTATGTGTTCGCGGATTATGCCATCGAGTTTCTGAACGCCTCCGGTTATGAAATCCCCGAGGGCTGGTCAGTCATCCTGGCAGCGGCGTCTGTCTGTATTCTGATTTTCCTGAATCTGCTGGGACTGATGGTCGGCAAGTGGGCACAGAACATCCTGACGCTGGCTAAAGTTATCGGTCTGGCGGCGATATTTGTGAGCGGCCTGTACCTGGGATTGCAGGGAACAGGCGAAACTGTTGTCGAACCAGTCATAAAGAACCCGAATTCGGAACTGCATTTCGGTCTGGCGATGGTGTTTGTCCTGTATGCATTTGGCGGCTGGAACGATGCCGCCTTCGTCGCTGCTGAAGTCAAAGAGCCGGGCAAAAATATTCCGCGGGCACTGATCGCGGGCACCGGGGGAATCCTGGTCATTTACCTGCTGATCAACTTTGCCTACCTGTGGGGCCTGGGTTCCACCCGATTGCTGAAGTCATCCACACCGGCGGCAGAACTGCTGGGAAATGCCTGGGGGGATTACGGCACACAAATCATCAGCCTGATTATCATGATCTCCTCACTCGGTGCAATCAACGGTTTGATTATTACCGGTTCCCGCGTGAACGTGCGGCTGGGCATGGACCACCATTTTTTTGCGGCTCTGGCACGCTGGAACGAGCGTGTGAACGCCCCGCTCTATTCGCTGCTGTCTCAAGGCGTGATCTCGATCGTCATGATTTTTCTGGTGGGAACGGAAACAGGCCGCGGCCTGATCGATGCGCCGTTTACGCTGATCCAGGGCGACTTCATTAAGTGGGAACAATACCAGGACGGCTTTGATACCCTGCTCGTCGCAACAGCTCCTTTGTTCTGGACCTTCTTTCTGTTGACGGGCTTGAGTCTGATCATCCTGCGGTACAAATCGCCGCAGATGGAGCGACCGTTCCGCGTTCCCCTGTATCCCGTCACGCCGATCCTGTTTTGCCTGACCTGTCTCTACATGCTCTACGCCAGTCTCGAATACGCCCGCGGCCTGGCATTGCTGGGACTGATCCCGGTGCTGATCGGCGTGCCACTGTACTGGACGAGCCGCCGGAAAGGCCGATGA
- a CDS encoding DUF3885 domain-containing protein — protein MNIRSQINSMFAGKAFDRPLFYQYPGGLRFSLSEGGHILNQFLTALWKAETICREILQDSDEMILCLRIYSESCLLDQIKVLRELKSVDLYPTSDREYWSETEGLHEDENFASPGGVHSIAFSIPVDRLQNVLWCALAKDFDISPRPQADFYLFCLDKQIMILPYDDRGMDVVGSNHQLLKTLYHRFDNWLLDYDRQQMNSTFRTEE, from the coding sequence ATGAATATCCGCTCTCAAATTAATTCAATGTTTGCAGGCAAGGCATTTGATCGACCTCTGTTCTATCAATATCCGGGAGGATTGCGTTTTTCTTTGTCTGAAGGAGGGCATATACTGAATCAGTTCCTGACGGCTCTCTGGAAGGCAGAAACGATCTGTCGGGAAATCCTGCAGGATTCAGATGAGATGATTCTCTGTTTGCGTATTTACAGTGAATCCTGTCTGTTGGATCAAATCAAAGTGTTGCGGGAATTAAAGTCTGTCGATCTTTATCCGACATCAGATCGCGAGTACTGGAGTGAAACCGAAGGATTACATGAGGATGAGAATTTTGCATCACCCGGGGGTGTGCATTCCATTGCGTTTTCCATTCCCGTTGATCGACTTCAAAATGTCCTGTGGTGTGCTTTAGCGAAGGATTTCGATATCAGTCCGCGTCCGCAAGCAGACTTCTATCTTTTTTGTCTCGATAAACAAATCATGATCTTACCTTATGATGATCGTGGAATGGATGTGGTTGGTTCGAATCATCAACTGCTGAAAACACTCTATCACCGATTCGATAACTGGTTATTGGATTATGATCGACAGCAGATGAATTCCACTTTTCGAACTGAAGAATAG
- a CDS encoding PHB depolymerase family esterase, translating to MKSRVPLIYLVALFLLQTLVYSVSAEETKTIAPLELPRVDASFQPPYYSTTYEQPKEPKEGQLQIGVTYTLWIPEGLKEVRGIIVHQHGCGSGSCTGSVTAAHDLHWQELARKNGCALLGPSFHQAKEQNCRLWCDPRNGSSKVFVESLQKLAKLSGHPEVATAPWCLWGHSGGGFWSSLMQMEYPERIVAIWFQSGTAYGYWTNDEITAPEIPAAAMQIPMVANPGLKEKENKRFSRAWTGSLAMFKDYRAKGAPIAFAPDPRTGHETGDSRYLAIPFFNACLQQRLPDKVGAPLKAVEISKGWLSPLLSETMPVPYDQFEGNKAEANWLPDKAVAIAWLDFVKTGAVSDKTPPPAPTEVKVDAATGTITWKAGTDFESGIQAFLIERDGKQIGQLPEKPTNRFGRPLFQNMSYGDTPVLPLQKFEFVDKTAKPGKTYQYKVIAVNTAGVKSE from the coding sequence ATGAAATCACGCGTCCCTCTGATATATCTGGTCGCTCTGTTCCTGCTGCAGACGCTTGTCTACTCTGTCTCAGCTGAAGAAACCAAAACCATTGCACCGCTGGAGCTGCCGCGGGTCGATGCTTCGTTTCAGCCGCCGTATTACAGCACCACTTACGAACAGCCTAAGGAGCCAAAAGAGGGTCAGCTGCAGATTGGCGTAACCTACACGCTGTGGATTCCGGAAGGACTCAAAGAAGTGCGGGGCATCATTGTGCATCAGCATGGCTGTGGTTCGGGTTCGTGTACGGGCAGTGTGACGGCGGCTCACGACCTGCACTGGCAGGAGTTGGCACGGAAGAACGGCTGTGCCCTGCTCGGCCCCAGTTTTCATCAGGCCAAGGAACAGAACTGTCGTCTGTGGTGTGATCCGCGAAATGGTTCGAGCAAAGTGTTTGTCGAGTCACTGCAAAAGCTGGCAAAACTTTCAGGGCATCCTGAAGTCGCTACCGCGCCCTGGTGTCTGTGGGGGCATTCGGGAGGCGGGTTCTGGTCGAGCCTGATGCAGATGGAGTACCCGGAGCGGATTGTGGCGATCTGGTTTCAGTCGGGAACCGCCTATGGTTACTGGACCAATGACGAAATTACGGCGCCCGAGATCCCAGCTGCGGCCATGCAGATCCCGATGGTGGCCAATCCGGGCCTGAAAGAAAAAGAAAACAAACGTTTCAGCCGCGCCTGGACGGGCAGCCTGGCGATGTTCAAAGACTACCGCGCCAAAGGGGCACCGATCGCGTTTGCCCCCGATCCCCGCACGGGCCACGAAACCGGCGACTCACGCTACCTGGCGATCCCCTTCTTCAACGCCTGCCTGCAACAGCGTCTGCCGGACAAAGTGGGGGCCCCTTTAAAAGCCGTCGAGATCAGCAAAGGCTGGCTGTCGCCGCTGCTCAGTGAAACCATGCCGGTCCCTTACGACCAGTTTGAAGGAAACAAAGCGGAAGCCAACTGGCTGCCCGACAAAGCGGTCGCGATCGCCTGGCTGGACTTCGTCAAGACCGGTGCAGTCAGTGACAAAACGCCGCCCCCTGCACCCACCGAAGTCAAAGTCGATGCTGCGACAGGTACGATCACCTGGAAAGCGGGAACCGACTTTGAGAGCGGCATCCAGGCCTTCCTGATCGAACGCGATGGCAAACAGATCGGTCAACTCCCCGAGAAACCGACCAACCGTTTCGGCCGCCCCCTGTTCCAGAACATGAGCTACGGCGATACCCCCGTGCTGCCACTGCAGAAGTTCGAATTCGTCGACAAAACCGCGAAACCGGGCAAGACGTATCAGTACAAAGTGATCGCGGTCAATACCGCGGGGGTGAAATCGGAGTAG
- a CDS encoding amidohydrolase family protein, protein MSSLNRRTFLKTASAGLLASQLKIYGTEAAESKQLLPAKVVDTHTHFYDPTRPEGVPWPRKGSSLYRTVLPKDFVELKKYQPVNATVVVEASKLVEDNQWILDQAKDNPVIIGFVGRLTPGEPDFRKHLKRFSKNPLYKGIRINYDLLDLGLKQKQFMDDLKLMADQGLQVDLNGGPVTLNGARLLAEQVPDLRIVVDHIGNVAIKGDEIDLRWREYMEALADQKQVFIKISALVEGASRHRPDAVPADVAYYRPTLDVIWKNIGVDRMIFGSNWPVSERAADYVTLQKILVDYLQDKGQAALDKVFWQNSKLAYRWDRYPGE, encoded by the coding sequence ATGTCATCGCTCAACCGTCGTACGTTTCTCAAAACTGCTTCCGCAGGATTACTCGCCTCTCAGTTGAAAATCTATGGAACGGAAGCTGCCGAATCCAAACAACTCCTACCCGCTAAAGTAGTCGACACCCATACCCACTTTTACGATCCCACTCGTCCCGAAGGCGTTCCCTGGCCGAGAAAAGGTTCGTCTCTCTATCGGACTGTCCTGCCAAAAGACTTCGTTGAACTGAAAAAGTACCAGCCGGTCAATGCCACGGTCGTCGTCGAAGCCAGTAAGCTGGTCGAAGACAATCAGTGGATTCTCGATCAGGCGAAAGACAATCCCGTCATCATCGGCTTTGTCGGTCGCCTCACTCCGGGTGAACCCGATTTTCGCAAACACCTCAAACGCTTTTCGAAAAATCCCCTCTATAAAGGGATTCGTATCAATTACGATCTGCTCGATCTTGGCTTGAAACAGAAACAGTTTATGGACGACCTGAAACTGATGGCCGACCAGGGACTGCAGGTCGACTTGAATGGCGGCCCGGTTACTCTGAATGGAGCACGTCTGCTGGCCGAGCAGGTTCCCGACCTGCGGATTGTTGTCGATCATATCGGCAATGTTGCTATCAAAGGGGATGAGATCGATCTGCGGTGGAGAGAATATATGGAAGCCCTTGCCGATCAGAAACAGGTTTTCATCAAAATCTCGGCCCTGGTGGAAGGGGCTTCGCGCCACCGTCCCGATGCCGTCCCTGCCGACGTTGCATATTACCGTCCGACCCTGGATGTCATCTGGAAAAATATAGGAGTCGACCGCATGATTTTCGGCAGCAACTGGCCGGTCTCCGAACGGGCCGCCGACTATGTCACGCTGCAGAAAATTCTGGTCGACTATCTGCAGGACAAAGGACAGGCGGCGCTCGACAAAGTCTTCTGGCAAAACTCGAAGCTGGCTTACCGCTGGGATCGCTATCCCGGTGAATAA
- a CDS encoding DUF11 domain-containing protein, whose translation MPPADDQNSDLSHRAFSDAASEENGREVSEEINTEQSSESDWYSAEIEDDAVEYDLSLKFEDYAPVWLIKFKALFGSAPEWSVASTLGAIAIILTVLLLLAMPADEPSDIEVAEEFTPAPLEVEYAEPVEDNLIDSRIAVEIPDADGFVLAETDPLYVSFGELPQHIAATPARDEFMLPREQPIVLPDFELPPEPSTAEPELTLDVQRIRIIEREMRDPGMDEPFVVEAVITAGDQVSRLEPGDRFLFDESWTLVNLERTQAQSQATIRPTLYHERITGNEHLQVGQEQPRAPDLREPVRPDPEQQEELHVEIRKTIPQQGTAADTLTYSIIVKNRGRTTAFDLDVNETLSPAASLVDLTPPAEVNRNQLRWKIARLEPEEERELQVKVYLADEGSVETSSLVKLVSNVATTTEISAPSLELKLKGPDVVAEGEVFPLEIQVSNRGRQAQNGVDLHLDLPEGLMHEQGRQLSFPLAQLAANETRTLQARVRAVKAGKVTSQATLSSDQLSLDEMMLVQNVIPKPATQKQPVAPKQPETKATKPTASAPAITPNPPATPGQSCPCQVPVYYYTVPYLLP comes from the coding sequence ATGCCCCCAGCTGATGATCAGAACTCAGATTTGAGTCACCGCGCGTTTTCAGATGCCGCGTCTGAAGAGAACGGACGCGAGGTATCAGAGGAGATCAACACAGAACAATCCAGTGAATCGGACTGGTATTCCGCAGAGATCGAAGACGACGCCGTCGAATATGATCTCTCCCTCAAGTTTGAAGATTACGCTCCCGTCTGGTTAATCAAGTTCAAAGCTCTGTTTGGTAGTGCTCCGGAATGGTCGGTCGCGTCGACACTGGGCGCGATTGCCATCATCCTGACGGTCCTGCTGTTACTGGCGATGCCCGCCGATGAACCATCTGACATCGAAGTTGCGGAAGAATTCACACCCGCTCCCCTGGAAGTGGAATACGCGGAACCAGTAGAAGACAACCTGATAGATTCACGAATCGCGGTAGAAATTCCAGATGCAGATGGATTTGTGCTAGCAGAAACGGACCCGCTGTATGTTTCCTTTGGTGAACTTCCTCAGCATATCGCAGCGACACCCGCGCGCGACGAATTCATGTTACCGCGTGAACAACCGATAGTGTTACCAGATTTCGAACTGCCACCCGAGCCGTCGACTGCTGAACCAGAGCTGACGCTGGATGTTCAGCGAATCCGAATTATTGAACGGGAAATGCGTGACCCGGGAATGGATGAGCCGTTTGTAGTCGAAGCAGTGATCACAGCAGGTGACCAGGTGAGTCGACTGGAACCGGGAGACCGGTTTCTGTTTGATGAAAGCTGGACCCTGGTCAATCTGGAACGAACTCAGGCACAGTCCCAGGCCACCATTCGCCCCACGCTCTACCATGAACGGATTACAGGCAACGAACATCTGCAGGTCGGTCAGGAACAACCTCGCGCGCCAGATTTGAGGGAGCCCGTTCGTCCCGATCCCGAACAGCAGGAAGAGCTACACGTCGAAATCAGAAAGACGATTCCCCAGCAGGGAACCGCCGCGGATACGCTGACGTATTCGATCATTGTGAAAAACCGGGGCAGGACAACCGCGTTTGACTTGGATGTGAATGAGACACTTTCCCCCGCCGCAAGCCTGGTGGATTTGACTCCGCCGGCTGAAGTCAATCGTAACCAGTTACGCTGGAAAATCGCGCGACTGGAACCGGAGGAAGAACGGGAACTGCAAGTCAAAGTGTATCTGGCGGATGAAGGAAGCGTGGAAACCAGTTCCCTGGTGAAACTGGTTTCGAATGTCGCTACGACCACAGAGATTTCAGCTCCGTCGCTGGAGTTGAAGCTCAAAGGACCTGATGTGGTCGCAGAAGGAGAGGTCTTTCCTCTGGAGATTCAAGTGAGCAATCGTGGTCGTCAGGCTCAAAACGGAGTAGACCTGCATCTGGATCTGCCCGAAGGACTGATGCATGAACAGGGACGGCAGTTATCATTCCCGCTGGCGCAGCTGGCAGCGAATGAAACGCGAACATTGCAGGCACGTGTCAGAGCGGTTAAAGCGGGTAAGGTGACCTCACAGGCAACCTTGTCTTCAGACCAACTGTCCCTTGATGAAATGATGCTGGTTCAGAATGTGATTCCCAAACCGGCAACCCAGAAACAACCAGTTGCACCGAAACAGCCGGAAACCAAGGCGACCAAACCCACGGCGTCTGCACCGGCCATCACTCCCAATCCCCCTGCCACACCCGGACAATCCTGTCCCTGCCAGGTACCCGTCTATTATTATACGGTCCCTTATCTGCTGCCGTGA
- a CDS encoding alkaline phosphatase D family protein, with the protein MSVPAPVRVLSFCLIFCLTLFVSLPDAVADLPDRKQGEMAGEVNTDSAILQSRLTAKKLDQTGDLPGIAGVGRFELSTHPNFSGSYFTDWLTAEAEHDYMLKTRVKDLKPGTRYYYRLQYGPNQNTTQNGPANTFETLPAADQAKEISFVVVTGMNFNAFHHGLGKRPAYQGEDKELGYPALLSILKLKPDFFVGTGDNVYYDHPAKPAAQTPAEMRKKWHEQFVQPRYVDLFSSVPTYWEKDDHDFRYNDCDLTGKREPNNDLGLRIFREQVPIVDPLTTDPITYRTYRMGKLLQVWFTENRDYRSPNRAADGPDKTIWGKKQRDWLKTTLKESDATFKILISPTPMIGPDGKSKKDNHTNIKGFRHERDEFFQWLNQEGLNQRGFYVVCGDRHWQYHSIQPPGIEEFSTGALVDANSRLGVNPGDKKGTDPEGIVKQPYTSQPASGGFLYVKVLPEDKGQKAELQFRFYDEQGKLLHEVRKQRQIE; encoded by the coding sequence ATGAGCGTGCCCGCTCCCGTACGAGTCCTGAGTTTCTGCTTGATTTTCTGTCTCACACTCTTCGTTTCCCTGCCAGACGCAGTCGCTGATCTCCCGGATCGAAAACAGGGGGAAATGGCTGGAGAAGTGAATACGGATTCCGCGATCTTACAATCGCGTCTTACGGCGAAGAAGCTGGATCAAACGGGAGATCTGCCCGGCATCGCAGGTGTCGGACGCTTCGAGCTTTCGACACATCCGAATTTTTCTGGCTCCTATTTTACCGACTGGCTGACAGCGGAAGCAGAGCATGACTATATGCTGAAAACGCGGGTAAAAGACCTGAAACCAGGAACGCGCTACTACTATCGTCTCCAGTACGGACCGAATCAGAATACGACACAGAACGGACCGGCGAATACCTTCGAGACGCTGCCTGCTGCTGACCAGGCGAAAGAGATCAGCTTTGTAGTGGTAACCGGTATGAACTTCAATGCCTTTCATCATGGGCTGGGGAAACGTCCTGCTTACCAGGGTGAAGACAAAGAACTAGGCTACCCGGCTCTGCTGAGTATTCTGAAACTGAAGCCGGACTTCTTTGTCGGCACGGGTGACAATGTATATTACGATCACCCAGCCAAACCGGCCGCCCAGACACCCGCTGAAATGCGAAAAAAATGGCATGAGCAGTTTGTGCAGCCGCGGTATGTCGATCTGTTTTCGAGTGTGCCTACTTACTGGGAAAAAGACGATCATGACTTCCGCTATAACGACTGTGATCTGACGGGAAAACGTGAACCGAACAATGATCTGGGGCTGCGCATCTTTCGGGAACAGGTACCGATCGTGGATCCACTTACCACCGATCCTATCACATACAGAACGTATCGCATGGGAAAACTGCTGCAGGTCTGGTTTACCGAGAACCGGGATTATCGCAGCCCGAATCGTGCCGCTGATGGACCAGATAAAACAATCTGGGGAAAGAAGCAGCGTGACTGGCTGAAGACGACCCTCAAAGAGTCGGACGCCACATTCAAAATCTTGATCTCTCCCACGCCGATGATTGGTCCGGACGGCAAAAGCAAAAAAGACAATCACACCAACATCAAAGGTTTTCGTCACGAGCGCGATGAATTTTTCCAGTGGCTCAATCAGGAAGGCCTGAACCAGCGCGGCTTTTATGTGGTCTGTGGTGATCGTCACTGGCAATATCATTCCATACAACCGCCCGGAATCGAAGAATTTTCAACCGGTGCGCTGGTGGATGCGAATTCCCGTCTGGGAGTGAATCCGGGAGACAAAAAAGGGACCGATCCGGAAGGCATCGTCAAACAACCTTACACGTCTCAGCCGGCATCCGGTGGTTTTCTGTATGTGAAAGTACTACCAGAAGATAAAGGGCAGAAAGCTGAATTGCAGTTTCGCTTCTATGACGAACAGGGAAAGCTGCTGCATGAAGTCAGGAAACAACGTCAGATCGAATAA
- a CDS encoding DUF6807 domain-containing protein produces MTLSQNWLQIPLFLILILISSATNQLAAAEETLGTVRFTAGKSALENEPVSVELPETGFTAEQVFLIETADAERTAIPAQIEKQKQSADLLWWIPPGKTAAGKTRVFQIRAGSASPRQELTIKETDKAYQIMIGDRPVLSYNYKHIEPPKPLDPLYGRSAHIHPLWTPGGKIVSDEFPPDHAHQSGQFLAFTKAVFEGRPTNFWEIKSKKGRVRFKNLVTKQTGPVYADLIVTQEHVDLTGESETPALLETWSIRVWNQPVKDPDFWMYDITSDLRCATESPLKLPEYHYGGMAIRGGRGWTKENCAFLNSNGKTRANGNHDRARWCDISGRSDPSAPWSGFTILTSPDNFRFPEPVRIHPSMPYMVFTPCPLGDWEIDPGKPHISQYRFLVHDGPALARTDAIWQQYANPPKASIQLTAP; encoded by the coding sequence ATGACATTATCCCAAAACTGGTTACAGATTCCCCTCTTTTTAATATTGATTCTGATTTCCTCTGCAACAAATCAACTGGCAGCCGCTGAAGAGACGCTGGGAACAGTCCGCTTCACGGCGGGGAAGTCAGCACTCGAAAATGAACCCGTCAGTGTGGAACTTCCGGAGACGGGATTCACTGCAGAGCAGGTTTTTCTGATTGAGACAGCAGATGCGGAGAGGACCGCGATTCCCGCTCAGATTGAAAAACAAAAACAGTCTGCAGATTTACTCTGGTGGATTCCCCCTGGTAAAACAGCCGCTGGTAAAACGCGCGTATTTCAAATCCGAGCCGGTTCTGCTTCCCCGCGACAGGAACTGACGATTAAGGAGACCGACAAAGCCTATCAGATCATGATCGGTGATCGCCCGGTTTTGAGCTACAATTATAAACACATTGAGCCGCCCAAACCCCTGGATCCGCTGTATGGTCGCAGCGCTCATATTCATCCTCTCTGGACGCCTGGCGGAAAGATCGTGTCGGATGAATTTCCCCCGGACCATGCCCACCAGAGCGGACAGTTCCTGGCATTTACGAAAGCCGTCTTTGAAGGACGCCCGACCAATTTCTGGGAAATCAAAAGCAAAAAAGGCCGGGTTCGATTTAAAAACCTGGTCACAAAACAGACGGGGCCAGTCTATGCGGATCTCATAGTAACACAGGAACATGTGGATCTGACAGGCGAATCAGAAACTCCCGCTCTACTGGAAACGTGGAGCATTCGCGTCTGGAATCAACCAGTGAAAGACCCTGACTTCTGGATGTACGATATTACTTCGGATCTACGGTGCGCGACCGAATCTCCGTTGAAGCTACCTGAATATCATTACGGTGGCATGGCCATCCGCGGAGGTCGGGGATGGACGAAAGAAAACTGTGCGTTTCTGAATTCGAACGGCAAAACCCGGGCGAATGGCAACCATGATCGAGCCCGCTGGTGTGACATTTCCGGCAGATCCGATCCGAGTGCTCCCTGGAGTGGGTTTACCATTCTCACCAGTCCCGATAATTTTCGCTTTCCGGAACCGGTAAGGATTCATCCTTCCATGCCTTACATGGTATTCACCCCCTGTCCCCTGGGAGACTGGGAAATCGATCCGGGAAAACCACACATCAGCCAGTATCGGTTTCTCGTGCATGACGGGCCTGCACTCGCCCGCACTGATGCGATCTGGCAGCAATATGCCAACCCGCCCAAAGCGAGCATTCAATTAACTGCTCCCTGA
- a CDS encoding amidohydrolase family protein produces the protein MIWDLHCHLSGVDGKTVDERIAQLMVYADRMGVERLVFFMGWPFATDPTPEQFRKQNDQVLQAISHWHNRAFGFVYLNAKYVDESIAELDRCVKNGPMIGVKLWVASRCNDPSIDPIIKRAAELKALIYQHTWYKTGGNLIGESTPGDLALMAKRHPDVPLICGHTGGDYELGLRAIQDSPNVYAGIGGSDPTAGITEMAVRTLGADRILYGSDIGGRSFSSQLAKVQGADIPEVSKRLILGGNLKRLLTPILKEKGIKV, from the coding sequence ATGATCTGGGACTTACACTGCCACCTGTCCGGGGTGGATGGCAAAACCGTCGATGAGCGCATTGCGCAGTTGATGGTCTACGCCGACCGCATGGGCGTGGAACGACTCGTTTTTTTCATGGGCTGGCCGTTTGCAACCGATCCCACGCCGGAACAGTTTCGCAAGCAGAACGATCAGGTTCTTCAGGCAATCAGTCACTGGCATAACCGGGCCTTCGGCTTTGTGTATCTGAATGCAAAGTATGTAGATGAAAGTATTGCAGAACTGGATCGCTGTGTGAAAAATGGCCCGATGATCGGAGTCAAATTGTGGGTTGCCAGTCGCTGCAATGATCCCTCGATTGATCCAATTATTAAACGGGCTGCCGAGCTGAAAGCGTTAATCTACCAGCATACCTGGTACAAAACCGGGGGCAATCTAATTGGAGAGTCGACGCCCGGTGATCTGGCGTTAATGGCAAAACGGCATCCCGATGTCCCACTGATCTGCGGTCATACCGGGGGTGACTATGAACTGGGGCTGCGGGCGATCCAGGATTCTCCCAACGTGTATGCTGGCATTGGTGGTTCTGACCCGACTGCCGGAATCACGGAAATGGCGGTCCGCACGCTGGGCGCCGATCGCATTTTGTACGGCAGTGATATCGGCGGTCGCAGTTTTTCTTCTCAACTGGCCAAGGTTCAGGGAGCCGACATCCCTGAAGTTTCCAAACGTCTGATTCTGGGAGGCAATCTCAAACGCCTGTTGACTCCCATCCTCAAAGAGAAAGGGATCAAGGTATGA
- a CDS encoding amidohydrolase family protein, protein MICDVNVYLSRWPFRRLPCDTTSELVSKLKRNQISRAYAGSFDGLLHKDIRAVNQRLYDDCKSQGANLLLPVGSINPALPGWEDDVITCHEQWKMSGIRLHPNYHEYELNSPEVKKLFAMAAERGMFIQIAMRMEDNRTHHKLMQIPDVNFEALPGLMQEQQNLQVTILNGMKSLRGASLTRLTENPNLTIEIAMLEGVGGIEKIMQQVPYEQILFGSYFPFFYLESSLNKLKESQLGMEIEKQITWENAQKRFTNT, encoded by the coding sequence ATGATTTGCGATGTGAATGTGTATCTCTCCCGCTGGCCCTTTCGTCGGCTGCCATGCGACACGACATCGGAACTGGTGAGCAAACTGAAACGCAACCAGATTTCCCGCGCGTATGCCGGCAGTTTTGACGGGCTGCTGCATAAAGATATTCGGGCTGTGAATCAGCGACTTTATGACGACTGCAAGTCACAGGGCGCTAATCTGCTGCTACCTGTCGGAAGTATCAACCCCGCGCTGCCAGGCTGGGAAGACGATGTCATCACTTGTCACGAACAATGGAAAATGTCCGGCATCCGACTGCATCCCAATTACCATGAGTATGAATTGAACAGTCCGGAAGTAAAAAAACTGTTCGCGATGGCTGCGGAACGGGGGATGTTTATTCAGATCGCCATGCGGATGGAAGACAACCGCACGCATCACAAATTAATGCAGATTCCCGATGTGAATTTTGAAGCGCTACCGGGACTGATGCAGGAACAGCAGAATCTGCAGGTCACGATTCTGAACGGTATGAAGTCATTGCGGGGGGCGAGCCTGACCCGACTGACCGAAAACCCGAATCTGACCATTGAGATTGCCATGCTGGAAGGCGTAGGCGGGATCGAGAAAATCATGCAGCAGGTCCCATACGAACAAATCCTGTTCGGTTCCTATTTTCCCTTTTTCTATCTGGAGTCCAGTTTGAATAAACTCAAAGAGTCACAGCTGGGAATGGAGATCGAAAAACAGATCACCTGGGAGAATGCACAGAAACGGTTTACAAATACTTAA